The Haloplanus salinarum genome includes a region encoding these proteins:
- a CDS encoding amphi-Trp domain-containing protein, protein MPEEVLFESESTQTRDGIASYLRSVADKLERGDAITLRAGSESVTMEPPARPTFEVKAEREGPADGPGELSIEFELEWDESGDRNGTGSGQLEIE, encoded by the coding sequence ATGCCCGAAGAAGTCCTGTTCGAATCCGAGAGCACCCAGACCCGAGACGGGATCGCATCGTACCTCCGCAGCGTCGCCGACAAGCTCGAACGCGGGGACGCGATCACGCTCAGAGCCGGGTCGGAATCCGTGACGATGGAGCCGCCAGCCCGACCCACCTTCGAGGTCAAAGCCGAACGTGAAGGACCGGCGGACGGCCCCGGGGAGTTGAGCATCGAGTTCGAACTCGAATGGGACGAGAGCGGCGACCGGAACGGTACCGGGAGCGGGCAGTTGGAGATCGAGTGA
- a CDS encoding proton-conducting transporter membrane subunit — MTGQTETTVGALPTATNGNSRVPVALTRLVWLLWLASVGVLAGQLRGGEPWGLADLVIVDGLTAVMWVAATFFSGVVHSYSRRYMAGGRAVDRFFGRVFGFTLLVMTLVAADHLALFGAAWLAMGLVMADLIGHVEGWPQARAAGSLARRNFLASSGALAAALGTLWWHTGATTVSGLASTVGNASPAVLFLAAGALLLAAAIQSALVPFHTWLLSSMTAPTPASALMHAGFVNAGGVLLVRFAPVVTAEGAVMLGLVALGAASAILGKLLKTVRTDVKGKLGCSTVGQMGFMLMQAGLGFFGAAITHLVLHGCYKAYRFLGSGEGIERESPTKRTARGSTGAAGVAVIAGTALAGGVLFGTLTGKGMGADGGLLLTLLVVLTVMHAARELVADGSLPSAVRYGAVPAVALPAIAVYAAVYGLIEGLLAGLPAVGQPTALTPVHGLVAAAFVLAYLGVETEAYRHSRRLYVALLNATQPPTATQLTSTEEYDEY, encoded by the coding sequence ATGACAGGACAAACCGAGACGACGGTGGGGGCGTTGCCGACGGCGACGAACGGGAACTCGCGCGTGCCGGTCGCGCTGACGCGACTCGTGTGGCTCCTGTGGCTGGCGAGTGTCGGCGTGCTGGCCGGCCAGCTCCGTGGCGGCGAGCCTTGGGGCCTCGCGGACCTGGTCATCGTCGACGGGTTGACCGCGGTGATGTGGGTGGCGGCCACTTTCTTCAGTGGCGTCGTCCACAGCTACTCGCGGCGCTACATGGCCGGTGGCCGGGCCGTCGATCGGTTCTTCGGGCGCGTGTTCGGCTTCACGCTGCTCGTGATGACCCTGGTCGCGGCCGACCACCTCGCCCTGTTCGGGGCCGCGTGGCTCGCGATGGGGCTGGTGATGGCCGACCTGATCGGCCACGTCGAGGGGTGGCCACAGGCACGTGCCGCGGGGTCGCTCGCCCGCCGGAACTTCCTCGCGAGCAGCGGGGCGCTCGCGGCCGCGCTCGGCACGCTGTGGTGGCACACCGGGGCGACGACGGTGTCGGGCCTCGCGTCGACGGTCGGGAACGCGTCGCCGGCGGTCCTGTTCCTCGCCGCGGGGGCGCTCCTGCTCGCGGCGGCGATCCAATCGGCGCTCGTTCCCTTCCACACGTGGCTGCTCTCGTCGATGACGGCTCCCACGCCGGCCTCGGCGCTGATGCACGCCGGCTTCGTCAACGCCGGCGGCGTCCTGCTAGTCCGGTTCGCCCCCGTCGTCACCGCCGAGGGCGCCGTCATGCTCGGACTCGTGGCCCTCGGCGCGGCGAGCGCGATCCTCGGAAAGCTCCTGAAGACCGTCCGGACCGACGTCAAGGGGAAGCTCGGCTGTTCGACCGTCGGACAGATGGGCTTCATGCTCATGCAGGCGGGGCTCGGCTTTTTCGGGGCCGCGATCACCCACCTCGTCCTGCACGGCTGTTACAAGGCCTACCGCTTTCTCGGCTCCGGCGAGGGGATCGAACGCGAGTCGCCGACGAAGCGGACGGCGCGTGGGTCGACCGGGGCCGCGGGCGTCGCGGTGATCGCCGGCACTGCGCTCGCTGGGGGCGTCCTCTTCGGGACGCTCACCGGCAAGGGGATGGGAGCGGACGGCGGTCTCCTGTTGACGCTGCTGGTCGTCCTGACGGTCATGCACGCGGCCCGCGAACTGGTCGCCGACGGGTCGCTTCCGTCGGCGGTCCGGTACGGTGCCGTCCCGGCGGTCGCCCTGCCGGCCATCGCCGTCTACGCCGCCGTCTACGGCCTGATAGAGGGGCTCTTGGCCGGCCTGCCGGCGGTGGGCCAGCCGACGGCGCTGACGCCGGTCCACGGCCTCGTCGCCGCCGCGTTCGTCCTGGCGTATCTCGGCGTCGAGACCGAGGCCTACCGGCACAGCCGGCGCCTCTACGTGGCGCTGTTGAACGCGACGCAACCGCCGACTGCGACCCAACTGACGAGCACGGAGGAGTACGATGAGTACTGA
- a CDS encoding DUF2309 domain-containing protein, translating into MSTEPAIRDSIDTAAEAVGSVWPLHSFVTANPLAGFEDRPFHEAVADAERTLGGDGYPSADVFRRAWEDGRIDDDVLRAELAAHGYDADPAATLERMERADADDPNETTADDRVDAVLTKWLSAFLDEGRAKWPMPDRDRGFYAAFRSVARYDGEIPDADAVAALPDDPVDAIRDRLDEYPVGRWQDVFEFHLTALPGWTGLLKRRAEADGAWQSAYPITLPGYLAVRLTLADLFDAPLVPDEAPDDGDGAADTTGDDVPLAEVWLTAWEATYRSELVDPLTDASEAAADADDDGRPDAQLVFCIDTRSEVIRRHVERAGDYETHGYAGFFGIPMRYEGYDADVSVDACPPIVDAQHRIADRPPADPDGDRGTHDRWHAVREAGASVVERLGANAATAFSFVESAGVGYGSALAARTLVPERVGGLLDAVGRRVPDAHEFCEPTVEYNPDSVNDLREGLTLDERVEYAATAFELMGWERFGRVVAFVGHASHTTNNPFDSSLDCGACAGNPGGPNARVLARICNDEAVRAALRERGVDVPDDTVFVAGEHDTTTDGIELYDGDVPESHAADLERLRADLETARAGAAAERVDEDDPDAAVREAERRAADWAETRPEWGLAGNAGFVVGPRALTDGLDLDGRAFLHSYDWTTDPDGDALEAIVTGPMVVTQWINAQYYFATVDNPVYGSGSKVTHNPVGNVGVYQGNGGDLMTGLPLQSVMSAADEPYHQPVRLSTVIHAPVERVTQVLADHDAVTGLLNGGWLSVTVVDPEQDHRAFHYAGDLEWTPASERTAETAPRRVAPTTRS; encoded by the coding sequence ATGAGTACTGAACCCGCGATCCGCGACAGCATCGACACGGCGGCCGAGGCGGTCGGCTCGGTCTGGCCGCTGCACTCGTTCGTGACCGCCAACCCGCTCGCCGGGTTCGAGGACCGGCCGTTCCACGAGGCCGTCGCGGACGCCGAGCGGACCCTCGGCGGCGACGGCTACCCGAGCGCCGACGTGTTCCGCCGCGCGTGGGAGGACGGTCGGATCGACGACGACGTGTTGCGCGCGGAGCTCGCCGCCCACGGGTACGACGCCGACCCCGCCGCGACGCTCGAACGCATGGAGCGTGCGGACGCGGACGACCCGAACGAGACCACCGCCGACGACCGCGTCGATGCGGTCCTGACGAAGTGGCTGTCTGCCTTCCTCGACGAGGGACGGGCGAAGTGGCCTATGCCGGATCGCGACCGTGGGTTCTACGCGGCGTTCCGGAGCGTCGCCCGGTACGACGGCGAAATTCCCGACGCCGACGCCGTCGCCGCGCTTCCCGACGACCCGGTCGACGCCATCCGCGACCGCCTCGACGAGTACCCCGTCGGCCGGTGGCAGGACGTCTTCGAGTTCCACCTGACGGCGCTCCCGGGCTGGACGGGGCTCCTCAAGCGGCGGGCCGAGGCGGACGGCGCCTGGCAGTCGGCGTACCCGATCACGCTCCCGGGGTATCTGGCGGTCCGTCTGACGCTCGCGGACCTGTTCGACGCGCCCCTCGTACCCGACGAGGCCCCCGACGACGGCGACGGCGCCGCCGACACTACGGGCGACGATGTCCCGCTCGCCGAGGTCTGGCTGACGGCCTGGGAGGCGACCTACCGCTCGGAACTCGTCGACCCGCTCACGGACGCGAGCGAGGCGGCCGCGGACGCCGACGACGACGGCCGCCCGGACGCACAACTGGTCTTCTGTATCGACACGCGCTCGGAGGTCATCCGCCGGCACGTCGAGCGCGCGGGCGACTACGAGACCCACGGCTACGCCGGCTTCTTCGGGATCCCGATGCGCTACGAGGGCTACGACGCCGACGTATCCGTGGACGCCTGTCCGCCCATCGTCGACGCGCAACACCGCATCGCGGACCGCCCCCCCGCGGACCCCGACGGCGACCGGGGCACACACGACCGGTGGCACGCCGTCCGCGAGGCCGGTGCGTCGGTCGTCGAACGCCTCGGCGCCAACGCCGCGACCGCCTTCAGCTTCGTCGAGAGCGCGGGCGTGGGGTACGGCTCGGCGCTGGCCGCCCGGACGCTCGTCCCCGAGCGCGTCGGCGGCCTGCTCGACGCCGTCGGCCGCCGCGTGCCCGACGCCCACGAGTTCTGCGAGCCGACGGTCGAGTACAACCCCGACTCCGTCAACGACCTCCGTGAGGGCCTCACGCTCGACGAACGGGTCGAGTACGCGGCGACGGCCTTCGAACTCATGGGATGGGAGCGGTTCGGCCGCGTGGTCGCCTTCGTCGGTCACGCCAGCCACACGACGAACAACCCGTTCGATTCGAGCCTGGACTGCGGTGCCTGCGCCGGCAACCCCGGCGGGCCGAACGCCCGCGTCCTCGCACGGATCTGTAACGACGAGGCGGTCAGGGCGGCACTCCGGGAGCGCGGGGTGGACGTCCCCGACGACACCGTCTTCGTCGCGGGCGAGCACGACACGACCACCGACGGGATCGAGTTGTACGACGGCGACGTCCCCGAGAGTCACGCGGCGGACCTCGAACGGCTCCGTGCCGACCTCGAAACCGCCCGGGCCGGGGCGGCCGCCGAGCGTGTCGACGAGGACGACCCCGACGCGGCCGTCCGCGAGGCCGAGCGGCGCGCCGCCGACTGGGCGGAGACGCGCCCGGAGTGGGGGCTGGCCGGCAACGCGGGCTTCGTCGTCGGCCCCCGGGCGCTTACCGACGGCCTCGACCTGGACGGCCGGGCGTTCCTCCACTCCTACGACTGGACGACCGATCCGGACGGCGACGCCCTCGAAGCCATCGTGACCGGACCGATGGTCGTCACCCAGTGGATCAACGCCCAGTACTACTTCGCGACGGTCGACAACCCCGTCTACGGGAGCGGGTCGAAGGTGACCCACAACCCCGTCGGGAACGTCGGCGTCTACCAGGGCAACGGCGGCGACCTGATGACCGGCCTTCCGCTCCAGTCCGTGATGAGCGCGGCCGACGAGCCGTACCACCAACCGGTCCGGCTCTCGACGGTGATCCACGCGCCGGTCGAGCGCGTGACCCAGGTGCTCGCGGACCACGACGCGGTGACCGGCCTGCTCAATGGCGGCTGGCTCTCCGTGACCGTCGTCGACCCCGAACAGGACCACCGGGCGTTCCACTACGCGGGCGACCTCGAGTGGACGCCGGCCTCCGAGCGGACGGCCGAGACGGCGCCACGCCGCGTGGCCCCGACGACTCGGTCGTAG
- a CDS encoding cyclase family protein — protein sequence MSEWIDLTQTLAEDSPTLPPLHPKPEFEDYATLDEDDYNSTLLHLETHCGTHMDAPTHFLSKEEYRTIDEVTVDEMVTEGVICDFSHKEPGSGVSREELAEQAERYDLSAGDYLIFDCGMAPADTDHYLRNFVYPEAEAAEYMVERDIACFAIDALSADKPGAELAEHHVHYTLLPEDILIIEGVANLEAVSAGRYDVIATPIPYDNRDGSQVRLLVRPQE from the coding sequence ATGAGCGAGTGGATCGACCTCACACAGACGCTCGCGGAGGACAGCCCGACGCTCCCGCCCCTGCACCCGAAACCGGAGTTCGAGGACTACGCGACCCTCGACGAGGACGACTACAACTCCACGCTCCTGCATCTGGAGACCCACTGTGGGACGCACATGGACGCACCGACGCATTTCCTCTCGAAAGAGGAGTATCGCACCATCGACGAGGTGACCGTCGACGAGATGGTCACCGAGGGCGTGATCTGTGATTTCAGCCACAAGGAACCCGGAAGCGGGGTCTCCCGCGAGGAGCTGGCTGAACAGGCCGAGCGGTACGACCTCTCGGCGGGCGACTACCTCATCTTCGACTGCGGGATGGCGCCGGCGGATACGGACCACTACCTCCGGAACTTCGTCTACCCCGAGGCGGAGGCCGCGGAGTACATGGTCGAACGGGACATCGCGTGTTTCGCCATCGACGCGCTGTCGGCGGACAAACCGGGCGCCGAACTCGCGGAACACCACGTCCACTACACGCTCCTCCCCGAGGACATCCTGATCATCGAGGGGGTCGCCAACCTCGAAGCGGTGAGCGCCGGTCGGTACGACGTCATCGCGACGCCGATTCCCTACGACAACCGCGACGGCTCACAGGTCCGGCTGCTGGTCCGGCCACAGGAGTGA
- a CDS encoding DUF790 family protein, with protein MLRKDLLRVSRAGGGYRPQFADRADRPLAARVLGTFADHVGEPRSALDAALADLEGEADDFKLVRGFASLCERDATFETRAAVPPERARRIAFEAAETVGVVTEADRDRALDRAAGRLGVDPEAVADSLYADREVRQVLADFDPRWTPDALLDQYDLSLAQTALFDAVEVRVRSSDPKALVSAVKRLGLMYEIHRTDAGREVVVTGPDHLFRRTRRYGTAFARLLRSVAKTADWRLTATIDDRGTERELVLTDEDVGVPGVDPIAEPTYDSGVEADFAARFTALDLDWDLVREPEPLAVGTRVMIPDFAFDYRFADFRVFFEIMGFWTPEYVEKKLGQLADVEDVELLVAVDESLGVSDEIEARDHRTITYGGTVRVKDVVDALRRYEADLVAETRAALPDELRPDADVVTLADLAATHGVGEDALDTVAFPEHERVGRTLVRPDVLSALDDALDAGETLDTAEERLAEYGLSETSAVLSRLGYEVAWDGLSGGTIREKG; from the coding sequence GTGCTCCGGAAGGACCTGCTCCGGGTGTCGCGGGCCGGCGGCGGCTACCGCCCGCAGTTCGCGGACCGCGCCGACCGGCCACTGGCCGCGCGCGTTCTCGGGACCTTCGCCGACCACGTGGGGGAGCCACGGTCGGCCCTCGACGCGGCGCTCGCGGATCTGGAGGGCGAGGCCGACGACTTCAAACTCGTCCGCGGGTTCGCGTCACTGTGCGAGCGGGACGCGACTTTCGAGACGCGGGCGGCGGTGCCCCCCGAACGGGCTCGCCGGATCGCTTTCGAAGCCGCCGAGACGGTGGGTGTCGTCACCGAGGCCGACCGGGACCGGGCGCTCGACCGCGCCGCCGGCCGGCTCGGGGTCGACCCGGAGGCAGTCGCCGACTCGCTGTACGCCGACCGCGAGGTTCGGCAGGTGCTCGCCGACTTCGACCCCCGGTGGACGCCCGACGCGCTCCTCGACCAGTACGACCTGTCGCTGGCCCAGACCGCGCTGTTCGACGCCGTCGAGGTTCGCGTCCGGAGTTCGGACCCCAAGGCGCTGGTCTCGGCGGTCAAGCGCCTGGGGTTGATGTACGAGATCCACCGGACGGATGCGGGCCGGGAGGTGGTGGTGACCGGCCCCGACCACCTCTTCCGGCGGACCCGACGGTACGGCACGGCCTTCGCCCGGTTGTTGCGGTCGGTGGCGAAGACGGCCGACTGGCGGCTGACGGCGACGATAGACGACCGCGGCACCGAGCGCGAACTCGTCCTCACGGACGAGGACGTCGGCGTTCCCGGTGTCGACCCCATCGCCGAGCCGACCTACGACAGCGGCGTCGAGGCCGACTTCGCCGCCCGCTTTACCGCGCTCGATCTCGACTGGGACCTCGTTCGCGAACCCGAACCCCTGGCGGTCGGGACGCGCGTGATGATCCCGGATTTCGCCTTCGACTACCGCTTCGCCGACTTCCGCGTCTTCTTCGAGATCATGGGCTTCTGGACCCCCGAGTACGTCGAGAAGAAACTCGGCCAACTCGCGGACGTCGAGGACGTCGAGTTGCTGGTCGCGGTCGACGAGAGCCTCGGCGTCAGCGACGAGATCGAGGCCCGGGACCACCGCACGATCACCTACGGTGGCACCGTCCGGGTGAAGGATGTGGTCGACGCCCTCCGGCGCTACGAGGCCGACCTCGTCGCGGAGACACGGGCCGCCCTGCCGGACGAACTCCGCCCGGACGCGGACGTCGTCACCCTCGCCGACCTCGCGGCGACCCACGGCGTCGGCGAGGACGCCCTCGACACCGTCGCCTTCCCCGAGCACGAACGGGTCGGCCGGACGCTGGTCCGCCCGGACGTGTTGTCCGCCCTCGACGACGCGCTCGACGCCGGTGAGACCCTCGATACTGCCGAGGAGCGACTGGCCGAGTACGGGCTCTCCGAGACCAGTGCCGTCCTCTCGAGACTGGGGTACGAGGTGGCCTGGGACGGACTGAGCGGCGGGACGATCCGCGAGAAGGGATAG
- a CDS encoding Lrp/AsnC family transcriptional regulator gives MSDVDDVDRAILYALQEDARNTSSGDIAERTGTSDSTVRKRLKRLESEDIIKGYSAEVNYQRSGYPLRMLLFCTASIPERGERIPEILDIDGVVSVQELVTGDRNLLVTVVGESDDDITPIAQELLEMGLTVADEVLVRSHQTTPFGEFDTEDGDD, from the coding sequence ATGAGCGACGTAGACGACGTCGACCGAGCGATCCTGTACGCGCTCCAGGAGGACGCCCGAAACACCTCCTCGGGGGACATCGCGGAGCGGACCGGCACCTCCGACAGCACCGTCCGCAAGCGGCTCAAACGCCTCGAATCGGAGGATATCATCAAGGGGTACAGCGCCGAGGTGAACTACCAGCGGTCGGGCTACCCGCTCCGGATGTTGCTGTTCTGTACCGCGTCGATCCCCGAACGCGGCGAACGCATCCCCGAGATACTCGACATCGACGGAGTCGTGTCGGTTCAAGAACTCGTCACCGGCGACCGAAACCTCCTGGTGACCGTCGTCGGCGAGTCGGACGACGACATCACGCCAATCGCACAGGAACTCCTCGAGATGGGGCTGACGGTGGCCGACGAAGTGCTCGTCCGGAGCCACCAGACGACGCCATTCGGGGAGTTCGACACGGAGGACGGGGACGACTGA
- a CDS encoding transcriptional initiation protein Tat → MDRRRALAFLGLALSAGCATPGATGPRTPPTPGGESPGTGGDGELSISDQDFEEADDGHLRVLATVRNPAGTERTRTLVVAVTVGESTTERRREVTVPADGEREIAVEFEDVAYDDFVGDGSLQSRLE, encoded by the coding sequence ATGGACAGGCGTCGCGCCCTCGCGTTTCTCGGACTCGCCCTCTCCGCCGGGTGTGCCACGCCCGGCGCGACCGGTCCGCGAACCCCGCCGACGCCGGGCGGGGAGTCCCCCGGGACCGGCGGCGACGGGGAACTGAGCATCAGCGATCAGGACTTCGAGGAGGCCGACGACGGCCACCTGCGGGTGCTGGCGACGGTGCGGAACCCGGCGGGGACGGAGCGAACCCGGACGCTCGTCGTCGCCGTCACCGTCGGGGAGTCGACGACCGAGCGGCGCCGCGAGGTGACGGTCCCCGCCGACGGGGAGCGGGAGATCGCCGTCGAGTTCGAGGACGTCGCCTACGACGACTTCGTGGGCGACGGCTCGCTGCAGTCGCGGCTGGAGTGA